In a genomic window of Halobiforma lacisalsi AJ5:
- the npdG gene encoding NADPH-dependent F420 reductase translates to MRIALLGGTGDIGEGLALRFARDTDHEILVGSRDPEKARDAVEEYEATLSEHGVDADLKGFANEMAADRADVVVLSVPPYYVGDTVDAVADRLDEDTILVTPAVGMQGDEDGMHYHPPGAGSVTELVAQRAPDEVPVVGAFHNLAAGKLADLEVEFDLDTLLVADDADAKKRVRDLTNEIEGLRPLDAGPLANAAEVESVTPLVINIARYNDDLEDVGAKWV, encoded by the coding sequence ATGCGAATCGCACTACTCGGCGGCACTGGCGATATCGGCGAAGGGCTCGCGCTGCGCTTCGCTCGAGACACGGACCACGAGATCCTCGTCGGCTCCCGCGACCCCGAGAAGGCCCGGGATGCGGTCGAGGAGTACGAGGCAACCCTCTCCGAGCACGGCGTCGACGCGGACCTGAAGGGGTTCGCAAACGAGATGGCAGCCGACCGGGCGGACGTGGTCGTGCTCTCGGTGCCGCCTTACTACGTCGGTGACACCGTCGATGCGGTCGCGGACAGGCTAGACGAGGACACGATCCTGGTCACGCCCGCGGTCGGCATGCAGGGCGACGAGGACGGGATGCACTACCACCCGCCGGGTGCGGGCAGCGTAACGGAACTGGTCGCCCAGCGCGCGCCCGACGAGGTCCCGGTGGTCGGCGCGTTCCACAACCTCGCGGCCGGCAAGCTGGCCGATCTCGAGGTCGAGTTCGACCTCGATACGCTGCTGGTCGCCGACGACGCGGACGCGAAGAAACGCGTCCGGGACCTCACGAACGAGATCGAGGGCCTGCGCCCGCTCGACGCCGGTCCGCTCGCGAACGCGGCGGAGGTCGAGAGCGTCACGCCGCTGGTCATCAACATCGCTCGGTACAACGACGACCTGGAGGACGTGGGCGCGAAGTGGGTCTGA
- a CDS encoding thioredoxin family protein, with protein sequence MTVTLKDFYADWCGPCKTQDPILEELEEDWEGRFEVEKVNVDEQQDVANEYQVRSLPTLIIENDDGIVERFVGVTQREDLEDALEEAGA encoded by the coding sequence ATGACTGTCACGCTCAAGGACTTCTACGCGGACTGGTGTGGCCCCTGCAAAACCCAGGACCCGATCCTCGAGGAACTCGAGGAGGACTGGGAGGGCCGCTTCGAAGTCGAGAAGGTAAACGTCGACGAACAGCAGGACGTGGCCAACGAGTATCAGGTCCGTTCCCTGCCGACGCTGATCATCGAGAACGACGACGGTATCGTCGAACGCTTCGTCGGCGTCACCCAGCGCGAGGACCTCGAGGACGCGCTCGAAGAAGCCGGCGCGTAA
- a CDS encoding universal stress protein has translation MYRHILVPTDGSDPATRAVEQGIELADRFDATLHVLFAADVDERTPLDLSGSQPVESVREHGRQLVEGVAERAPDSVAVTTSVEDGDPREVILEYIDDNAIDVAVMGTHGRRGIDRLLLGSVTEHVMRNADCSVLVTRADEHEEPVGDAAAAVDVAREALADAEGIDVADLDIEDDPHEMGGYWIVHAENDDRAFNVHISRATGTTRIAELRGE, from the coding sequence ATGTACCGACATATCCTGGTGCCGACCGACGGCAGCGATCCCGCCACGCGGGCGGTCGAACAGGGGATCGAACTGGCGGACCGGTTCGATGCCACGCTGCACGTCCTCTTCGCCGCCGACGTCGACGAGCGGACGCCCCTGGATCTCTCGGGGAGTCAGCCGGTCGAATCGGTACGCGAACACGGCCGACAACTGGTCGAGGGCGTCGCCGAACGCGCCCCGGACTCCGTCGCCGTGACGACGAGCGTCGAGGACGGCGACCCGCGGGAGGTCATCCTCGAGTACATCGACGACAACGCGATCGACGTCGCCGTCATGGGGACCCACGGTCGCCGCGGGATCGACCGACTCCTACTCGGCAGCGTGACCGAGCACGTGATGCGCAACGCGGACTGTTCCGTCCTCGTCACCCGGGCCGACGAGCACGAGGAACCCGTCGGCGACGCCGCCGCCGCAGTCGACGTCGCCCGGGAAGCCCTCGCGGACGCCGAGGGGATCGACGTCGCCGACCTCGACATCGAGGACGATCCCCACGAGATGGGTGGCTACTGGATCGTCCACGCGGAAAACGACGATCGGGCGTTCAACGTCCACATCTCCCGGGCAACCGGAACGACACGTATCGCCGAACTGCGGGGAGAGTGA
- a CDS encoding aspartate aminotransferase family protein, which translates to MTVGPALDELHFADAPSVDDVPGPNSERLLERQREIDSSAVAYPRRIPIALEEARGATVRDADGNTFLDFFAGIGVLNVGHSNPYVLEAVQDQLESVTHTVDFPTEPRLELIERLREIAPGDLQGASNVVFGGPSGSDAIEGSIKLAKHNTGRHGLLAFEGAYHGTTAGALSLTAGKKYKEGYGPLLPDAIHAPYPSASGDEISVSTALEAVKRKFEDPYGGHETPAGIWVEPIQGEGGVVVPPAEFLGGLRDIADDNDALLIVDEIQTGLGRTGEWFATDHFDVTPDAITMAKALGGTGLPIGAMLYHEDHDTWGPGGHVGTFRGNVPAFVGGIRAIEYIESHDLLAHATEVGSYLRDRFREVAAETPALTDVRGKGLFVGLEFVTDGEPDEELVKEIQRHCYENGVLVWSAGRHGNVLRLIPPLVLTEAQARIGADVICDAIETAAGDR; encoded by the coding sequence ATGACTGTAGGCCCAGCACTGGACGAGCTCCACTTCGCGGACGCACCGTCGGTCGACGACGTCCCGGGTCCGAACTCGGAGCGCCTCCTCGAGAGGCAACGCGAGATCGACAGTAGCGCGGTCGCGTACCCCAGACGGATCCCGATCGCGCTCGAGGAGGCCCGCGGCGCGACCGTCCGCGACGCCGACGGGAACACGTTCCTCGACTTCTTCGCCGGGATCGGCGTACTCAACGTCGGCCACTCCAACCCGTACGTCCTCGAGGCGGTCCAGGACCAACTCGAGTCCGTTACCCACACGGTCGACTTCCCGACGGAACCGCGGCTGGAACTCATCGAGCGGCTGCGCGAAATCGCGCCCGGCGACCTCCAGGGGGCGAGCAACGTCGTCTTCGGCGGGCCAAGCGGTAGCGACGCGATCGAGGGCTCGATCAAACTCGCGAAACACAACACCGGCCGTCACGGGCTGCTCGCGTTCGAGGGGGCCTACCACGGGACGACTGCCGGCGCGCTCAGCCTCACCGCCGGCAAGAAATACAAGGAGGGGTACGGGCCCCTTCTCCCCGACGCGATCCACGCGCCCTATCCCTCCGCGAGCGGCGACGAGATCTCGGTGTCGACGGCGCTCGAGGCGGTCAAACGGAAGTTCGAGGACCCCTACGGCGGCCACGAGACGCCGGCGGGGATCTGGGTCGAACCGATCCAGGGCGAGGGCGGCGTCGTCGTCCCGCCCGCGGAGTTCCTCGGGGGCCTTCGCGACATCGCCGACGACAACGACGCCCTCCTGATCGTCGACGAGATCCAGACGGGGCTGGGGCGGACGGGCGAGTGGTTCGCGACCGACCACTTCGACGTGACCCCCGACGCGATCACGATGGCCAAGGCGCTGGGCGGGACCGGCCTCCCGATCGGTGCGATGCTCTATCACGAGGACCACGACACCTGGGGGCCCGGCGGACACGTCGGCACGTTCCGCGGGAACGTCCCCGCGTTCGTCGGCGGAATCCGGGCCATCGAGTACATCGAATCGCACGACCTGCTCGCACACGCGACCGAAGTGGGAAGCTACCTGCGGGACCGGTTCCGCGAGGTCGCTGCCGAGACGCCCGCACTGACGGACGTCCGCGGCAAGGGGCTGTTCGTCGGCCTCGAGTTCGTCACGGACGGCGAACCTGACGAGGAACTTGTGAAAGAAATCCAGCGTCACTGTTACGAGAACGGCGTACTCGTCTGGAGCGCCGGCAGACACGGCAACGTCCTGCGGCTGATCCCGCCGCTCGTTCTGACCGAAGCACAGGCCCGGATCGGCGCGGACGTGATCTGTGACGCGATCGAGACGGCAGCCGGCGACCGGTAA
- a CDS encoding Lrp/AsnC family transcriptional regulator produces MGESLDERDVRIMFAIAEEESFNTETIHEVTGIPKSTVHYRIQNLKEAGVITNDLFDIDREKFGLEITVISEVWAEYDEGYHEAVGRKLGDIEGVNQVYFTMGDTDFIVIARLTSRDMVEKLVEEYESIDEIRRTSSKFAISTIKEDVGISMLQDYDPEVLLARQGIRGDEAEGSD; encoded by the coding sequence ATGGGCGAGTCACTCGACGAGCGCGACGTTCGGATCATGTTCGCCATCGCCGAAGAAGAGTCGTTCAACACCGAGACCATCCACGAGGTGACCGGAATCCCGAAATCGACCGTCCACTACCGCATCCAGAACCTGAAGGAAGCCGGCGTCATCACCAACGACCTGTTCGACATCGACCGCGAGAAGTTCGGCCTCGAGATCACCGTCATCTCGGAGGTGTGGGCCGAATACGACGAAGGATACCACGAGGCTGTCGGCCGAAAACTCGGTGACATCGAGGGAGTCAACCAGGTGTACTTCACGATGGGCGATACGGACTTCATCGTCATCGCTCGGCTCACCTCGCGTGACATGGTCGAGAAACTCGTCGAGGAGTACGAGTCGATCGACGAGATCAGGCGCACGAGTTCGAAGTTCGCCATCTCGACGATCAAGGAAGACGTCGGGATCAGCATGCTCCAGGACTACGATCCGGAGGTGCTGCTGGCCAGGCAGGGGATTCGCGGCGACGAGGCGGAAGGGTCGGACTAA
- a CDS encoding preprotein translocase subunit Sec61beta, whose amino-acid sequence MDRGQNTGGLMSSAGLIRYFDSEDSNAILINPKTVIATGVMLGVVVQLLTFVS is encoded by the coding sequence ATGGACAGAGGACAGAACACCGGCGGACTGATGTCCAGTGCCGGGCTCATCCGGTACTTCGACTCGGAGGACTCGAACGCGATTCTCATTAATCCGAAGACGGTCATCGCAACCGGCGTCATGCTGGGCGTCGTCGTCCAGTTGCTGACGTTCGTTTCATAA
- the pdxT gene encoding pyridoxal 5'-phosphate synthase glutaminase subunit PdxT, with the protein MTLEAGVVAVQGDVEEHAAAIERAARSRGREVTVHEIRESGIVPDCDLLAMPGGESTTISRLLREEGIASEIRDHVEAGKPVLATCAGLIVASSDARDDRVDELGLLDVSVERNAFGRQKDSFEAPLEVTGLEGGDGDGDGDGDGNGNGDERPFPAVFIRAPAIDDVTGDVTVLATWEDRPVAVKQGPVVGTAFHPELTPDSRIHGLAFFENEAATVPEEGALEAETGADVR; encoded by the coding sequence ATGACACTCGAGGCAGGCGTCGTCGCCGTCCAGGGCGACGTCGAGGAGCACGCCGCCGCCATCGAACGCGCTGCGCGGTCCCGGGGCCGGGAGGTGACCGTCCACGAGATCCGCGAATCCGGTATCGTCCCCGACTGTGACTTGCTGGCCATGCCGGGCGGCGAGTCGACGACCATCTCGCGGCTGCTCCGCGAGGAGGGGATCGCCTCCGAAATCCGGGACCACGTCGAGGCGGGCAAACCCGTGCTCGCGACCTGTGCGGGGCTGATCGTCGCCTCGAGCGATGCCCGCGACGACCGGGTCGACGAACTCGGCCTGCTCGACGTCAGCGTCGAACGCAACGCCTTCGGACGACAGAAGGACAGCTTCGAGGCACCGCTCGAGGTGACGGGTCTCGAGGGCGGAGACGGAGATGGAGACGGAGACGGAGACGGGAACGGGAACGGGGACGAGCGGCCGTTCCCGGCGGTGTTCATCCGTGCGCCGGCGATCGACGACGTCACCGGCGACGTGACGGTGCTCGCGACCTGGGAGGACCGCCCAGTCGCGGTCAAACAGGGTCCGGTCGTCGGCACGGCGTTCCACCCGGAACTGACTCCCGACAGTCGAATCCACGGGCTCGCGTTCTTCGAGAACGAGGCGGCGACGGTTCCGGAGGAGGGCGCGCTCGAGGCCGAGACCGGGGCGGACGTTCGGTAG
- a CDS encoding bifunctional nuclease family protein — MQATIDAVRVAGTPQGPVPVVVLAVDGEEDVVPIFIGFEEATSIARGLEADDIGRPLTHDLLLDVMEELGSRIDRVVVSEIQERDDGQGGTYIADLHLETPRGETVVDARPSDSLALAARTNADIEVTGEVFENGRDDRSKFEELQDIRDVSGEM; from the coding sequence ATGCAGGCAACCATCGACGCGGTCCGCGTCGCGGGGACACCGCAGGGTCCGGTTCCGGTGGTGGTTCTCGCTGTCGACGGCGAAGAGGACGTCGTTCCCATTTTCATCGGGTTCGAGGAGGCGACCAGCATCGCTCGCGGCCTCGAGGCCGACGACATCGGTCGCCCGCTGACCCACGACCTGTTGCTCGACGTGATGGAGGAACTCGGGAGCCGGATCGACCGCGTCGTCGTCAGCGAGATCCAGGAACGCGACGACGGGCAGGGCGGCACCTACATCGCCGACCTCCACCTCGAGACGCCCCGCGGGGAGACGGTGGTCGACGCCCGACCGAGCGATTCGCTGGCGCTTGCCGCCCGGACGAACGCCGACATCGAGGTGACCGGGGAGGTCTTCGAGAACGGTCGAGACGACAGGAGCAAGTTCGAGGAACTCCAAGACATCCGCGACGTCTCCGGTGAGATGTAG
- the hisE gene encoding phosphoribosyl-ATP diphosphatase gives MEDTLEDLFAVIENRKETLPEDSYTASLFTHEKGENAVLEKLGEESTELVLAAKDDDHEEIASEAADIVYHLLVLLSMKDMDLEDLEAELEARR, from the coding sequence ATGGAGGACACGCTCGAAGACCTGTTTGCCGTGATCGAGAATCGCAAGGAAACGCTGCCCGAGGACTCCTACACCGCCTCGCTTTTCACCCACGAGAAAGGCGAGAACGCGGTCCTGGAGAAACTCGGCGAGGAGTCGACCGAACTCGTCCTCGCGGCCAAGGACGACGACCACGAGGAGATCGCCTCCGAGGCCGCCGACATCGTCTACCACCTGCTCGTCCTGCTCTCGATGAAGGACATGGACCTCGAGGACCTCGAGGCGGAACTCGAGGCACGCCGGTAG
- a CDS encoding four-helix bundle copper-binding protein: MALQELEHADDQMQECIDNCLEAAQVCEWCADACADEGEGMARCIRLCRDVADIASLHARFMARNSGYHGQLGELCADLCEECAEECERHDHDHCQACAEILPTCAESCREMASA; the protein is encoded by the coding sequence ATGGCGCTCCAAGAACTCGAACACGCGGACGACCAGATGCAGGAGTGTATCGACAACTGTCTCGAGGCCGCGCAAGTCTGTGAGTGGTGTGCCGACGCCTGTGCCGACGAGGGCGAAGGGATGGCCCGCTGTATCCGGCTCTGCCGGGACGTGGCCGACATCGCTTCGCTGCACGCGCGGTTCATGGCCCGCAACTCGGGCTATCACGGACAACTGGGCGAACTCTGTGCTGACCTCTGTGAGGAGTGTGCCGAGGAGTGCGAACGGCACGACCACGATCACTGTCAGGCCTGTGCCGAAATCCTGCCGACGTGTGCCGAGAGCTGTCGGGAGATGGCGTCGGCCTGA
- a CDS encoding arylamine N-acetyltransferase family protein, translated as MSPDLPPRTRVGSDPPGEGDPRPAVEAYLDRIGLEPDAVSRPDLESLERLQRAHVRSVPFENLDIVGDPRGRWPERPIDLSVPALYEKIVASNRGGYCFELNGLFHWLLSEVGFEVDRVAGRVVTDGEPSPPANHHANVVHLDPDRRYVVDVGMGTPAMRRPTAFDGTARTDEAGVAWRVVDCHRPGEPYRTEYRPPGADEWATRYVFSDEPRELDYFAATNDYLQQAPESPFTGDPVVSIATADGHLKLTGDTLLETVGGEQRERSVTEDEWDAVLVRGFDLRPGGASA; from the coding sequence ATGTCGCCGGATCTGCCACCGCGGACTCGAGTCGGAAGCGATCCCCCTGGGGAGGGTGACCCTCGGCCCGCCGTCGAGGCGTATCTCGACCGCATCGGGCTCGAACCGGACGCGGTCTCGAGGCCGGACCTCGAGTCGCTCGAACGACTCCAGCGTGCCCACGTGCGGTCGGTCCCCTTCGAGAACCTGGACATCGTCGGGGATCCGCGCGGTCGGTGGCCCGAACGGCCGATCGACCTCTCGGTCCCGGCCCTCTACGAGAAGATCGTCGCGTCGAACCGCGGCGGCTACTGTTTCGAGCTCAACGGACTGTTTCACTGGCTGCTCTCGGAAGTGGGATTCGAGGTCGACCGCGTCGCCGGACGGGTCGTCACCGACGGCGAGCCCTCGCCGCCCGCGAACCACCACGCGAACGTGGTCCATCTGGACCCGGACCGTCGCTACGTCGTCGACGTGGGGATGGGGACGCCGGCGATGCGCCGCCCGACCGCCTTCGACGGTACCGCCCGGACCGACGAGGCCGGCGTCGCGTGGCGTGTCGTCGACTGCCACCGGCCGGGCGAACCCTACCGGACGGAGTACCGCCCGCCGGGCGCGGACGAGTGGGCCACCCGGTACGTCTTCAGCGACGAACCGCGGGAACTGGACTACTTCGCGGCGACCAACGACTACCTCCAGCAGGCGCCGGAATCGCCGTTCACGGGCGATCCCGTCGTCTCGATCGCCACCGCCGACGGCCACCTGAAACTGACAGGCGACACCCTCCTCGAGACCGTCGGCGGCGAACAGCGCGAGCGGTCCGTTACCGAGGACGAGTGGGACGCGGTGCTGGTGCGGGGGTTCGATCTCCGGCCCGGCGGAGCGTCGGCCTGA
- a CDS encoding DUF5518 domain-containing protein yields MTNWRAVLIGFLVGAVLGLVGLTLPGIGQLVAGLVGGFVAGYIAGGGFLRGLWHGLLAGALGGIVGGLLIALFVAVAGWAAGPVGGMVTGIAGLGIFAAAVLLAFVMALESAVAGALGGVLNPRPGPDRTGRGREPYR; encoded by the coding sequence ATGACTAACTGGCGAGCGGTACTCATCGGCTTCCTCGTCGGGGCCGTGCTCGGACTCGTCGGACTCACGCTTCCCGGGATCGGCCAACTGGTCGCCGGTCTGGTCGGCGGCTTCGTCGCCGGCTACATCGCCGGCGGCGGCTTCCTGCGTGGCCTCTGGCACGGATTGCTTGCGGGGGCGCTCGGCGGCATTGTCGGCGGATTGCTGATCGCGCTGTTCGTCGCCGTCGCCGGCTGGGCCGCCGGCCCCGTCGGCGGCATGGTCACCGGCATCGCCGGACTGGGCATTTTCGCCGCAGCAGTCCTGCTCGCGTTCGTGATGGCCCTCGAGAGCGCCGTCGCCGGCGCGCTCGGCGGCGTGCTCAACCCGCGTCCCGGTCCGGACCGGACCGGTCGCGGACGGGAACCGTACCGGTAG
- a CDS encoding NOG1 family protein: MIFEDLPTTPTSEELIDKAFSRAARAGKAKGGLEAQQSMLQTAANIISDNLENVVTAWPDFEYDAHPFYYELADAILDVSEPRSEGTADAQASGGVDELRQSLSEVMWASRKAREIHEEYQPRLRKTDVDTARKHRKQAFARLADIVEQVDDDLLRINEARNDLRDLPDIDPEEPTIVVAGYPNVGKSSFVNDVTSARGETASYPFTTKGIGVGHVEQDHIRYQLVDTPGLLDRPPEDRNEIESQAVSAIEHLADCMLVMLDPSGECGYPVESQLELRDSIAAQFESVPVLTVANKSDREEVWNADLEEMDADHTMSIETGENVEGVLEAAIEAVDYEPELPFEE, translated from the coding sequence ATGATTTTCGAAGACCTTCCGACGACGCCCACGTCGGAAGAGTTGATCGACAAGGCGTTTTCGCGGGCGGCGCGGGCCGGCAAGGCCAAAGGCGGCCTCGAGGCCCAGCAGTCGATGCTCCAGACCGCGGCGAACATCATCTCGGACAACCTCGAGAACGTCGTCACGGCGTGGCCGGACTTCGAGTACGACGCCCACCCGTTCTACTACGAACTCGCGGACGCGATCTTAGACGTCTCCGAGCCACGCTCGGAGGGTACGGCAGACGCGCAAGCGTCTGGCGGAGTCGACGAACTTCGCCAGAGCCTCTCGGAGGTGATGTGGGCGAGTCGAAAGGCCCGCGAGATCCACGAGGAGTACCAGCCCCGCCTGCGGAAGACGGACGTCGACACCGCCCGGAAACACCGCAAGCAGGCTTTCGCCCGTCTCGCGGACATCGTCGAGCAGGTCGACGACGACCTCCTGCGGATCAACGAGGCGCGCAACGACCTCCGGGATCTGCCCGATATCGATCCCGAGGAGCCGACGATCGTCGTCGCGGGCTACCCCAACGTCGGGAAGTCGTCGTTCGTCAACGACGTTACGAGCGCCCGCGGGGAGACCGCTTCCTACCCCTTCACGACGAAGGGGATCGGCGTCGGCCACGTCGAGCAGGACCACATCCGCTATCAGCTCGTCGACACGCCCGGACTGCTCGACCGCCCGCCGGAGGACCGCAACGAGATCGAATCCCAGGCCGTCAGCGCGATCGAGCACCTCGCGGACTGTATGCTCGTGATGCTCGACCCCAGCGGCGAGTGTGGCTACCCCGTCGAGTCCCAGCTCGAGCTGCGGGACTCGATCGCCGCCCAGTTCGAGTCGGTGCCGGTGCTGACGGTCGCGAACAAGAGCGACCGCGAGGAGGTCTGGAACGCTGACCTCGAGGAGATGGACGCCGACCACACGATGAGCATCGAAACCGGTGAGAACGTCGAGGGCGTCCTCGAGGCGGCCATCGAAGCCGTCGACTACGAGCCGGAACTACCCTTCGAAGAGTGA
- a CDS encoding TIGR00341 family protein: MRLVQLTVPTGKRETVLGTLDDRGIDYVVTDEDSKREYTAVVYFPLPSAAVEPVLDELESVGIDEDAYTVVVDAETVVSRQFSALREEYEDGDVESDRISRQELQAEADELTPTFGVYTIMTIISAVVATAGLLLDSPAVVVGSMVIAPLIGPALGASVGSVIDDEELFTESVLYQIAGVALAIAAAAAFAWLVKTTNIVPPGLDITEVGEISERLAPDLLSLAIALGAGIAGIISIATGTSVALVGVMIAAALIPPAAAAGIAIAWGQPSAAIGSTVLVSVNVLSVNLAGLVTLWYVGYRPEDLFSLGETEQRVRRRVVGLAAIVFVFALFLGAITYASYVSTTFEENAREEVELVLSEEEFEQYQVLEFEVLMDDDYPFRSPDRVVVTIGGPPSESPPALAETLRDRIDRHTDEPVDVEVRYVNVIEG; this comes from the coding sequence GTGCGTCTCGTACAGTTGACGGTGCCGACGGGGAAGCGGGAGACGGTCCTCGGGACCCTCGACGATCGCGGGATCGACTACGTGGTGACCGACGAGGACAGCAAACGGGAGTACACGGCGGTCGTCTACTTCCCGTTGCCGTCCGCCGCGGTCGAACCCGTCCTCGACGAACTGGAAAGCGTGGGGATCGACGAGGACGCGTACACGGTCGTCGTCGACGCGGAGACCGTCGTCTCCCGGCAATTCAGCGCGCTCCGCGAGGAGTACGAGGATGGCGACGTCGAGTCGGACCGCATCTCCCGTCAGGAGCTACAGGCCGAAGCCGACGAGCTGACGCCGACGTTCGGCGTCTACACGATCATGACGATCATCAGTGCCGTCGTCGCGACCGCCGGTCTCCTGCTCGACTCGCCGGCGGTCGTCGTCGGCTCGATGGTGATCGCGCCGCTGATCGGGCCCGCGCTCGGCGCGAGCGTCGGCTCCGTGATCGACGACGAGGAGCTGTTCACCGAGAGCGTGCTCTACCAGATCGCCGGCGTGGCGCTCGCGATCGCGGCCGCGGCCGCGTTCGCGTGGCTGGTCAAGACGACGAACATCGTTCCGCCGGGACTCGACATCACCGAAGTCGGCGAGATATCCGAGCGGCTGGCGCCGGACCTCCTCTCGCTCGCCATCGCGCTCGGGGCCGGCATCGCGGGGATCATCAGCATCGCGACCGGGACCTCCGTCGCCCTGGTCGGGGTCATGATCGCCGCCGCGTTGATCCCGCCCGCCGCTGCCGCCGGGATCGCCATCGCGTGGGGCCAGCCCTCCGCAGCGATCGGCTCGACGGTGCTCGTCTCGGTCAACGTCCTGTCTGTGAACCTCGCCGGCCTCGTGACGCTGTGGTACGTCGGCTATCGACCCGAGGACCTCTTTTCCCTCGGCGAGACCGAACAGCGGGTCCGCCGCCGGGTCGTCGGACTCGCGGCGATCGTGTTCGTGTTCGCGCTCTTTCTCGGTGCGATCACCTACGCCTCCTACGTCAGCACGACGTTCGAGGAGAACGCCCGCGAGGAGGTCGAACTCGTCCTCTCGGAGGAGGAGTTCGAACAGTACCAGGTCCTCGAGTTCGAGGTCCTGATGGACGACGACTATCCGTTCCGCAGCCCGGACCGCGTGGTCGTCACGATCGGCGGGCCGCCATCGGAGTCGCCGCCAGCGCTGGCGGAGACGTTGCGCGACCGGATCGACCGCCACACCGACGAACCGGTCGACGTGGAAGTCAGGTACGTGAACGTGATCGAGGGCTAG